From Streptomyces sp. NBC_00370, a single genomic window includes:
- a CDS encoding RNA polymerase sigma factor — protein sequence MTGPPDDDAAIISQSVEQPELFGIVYDRYAADIHRYATRRLGDSHADDLTAETFLVAFRARQRYDTARRSARPWLYGIAAHLIGKHRRGEVRALRALARTGVDPVVESWADSADSRVTAQSAQASLAGALAGLSPGDRHVLLLIAWADLSYQEIADALSIPLGTVRSRLNRARRKVRTALGDNPLPLNDAVEAIRHG from the coding sequence GTGACCGGACCACCCGACGACGACGCGGCGATCATCAGCCAGTCCGTCGAGCAGCCCGAACTGTTCGGGATCGTCTACGACCGGTACGCCGCCGACATCCACCGGTACGCGACGCGCCGCCTCGGCGACAGTCACGCCGACGACCTGACCGCCGAGACCTTCCTCGTCGCCTTCCGGGCCCGGCAGCGCTACGACACGGCCCGGCGCAGCGCCCGGCCCTGGCTGTACGGGATAGCCGCCCACCTCATCGGCAAGCACCGCCGCGGCGAGGTGCGCGCGCTGCGGGCGCTGGCCCGTACGGGAGTTGACCCCGTCGTCGAGTCGTGGGCCGACAGCGCCGACAGCCGGGTGACCGCGCAGTCGGCGCAGGCGTCGCTCGCGGGCGCGCTGGCCGGGCTGTCGCCCGGCGACAGACACGTGCTGCTGCTGATCGCCTGGGCGGATCTCAGCTACCAGGAGATCGCCGACGCGCTCTCCATCCCGCTCGGCACCGTCCGGTCCCGCCTCAACCGGGCCCGCCGCAAGGTCCGTACGGCGCTCGGCGACAATCCCCTGCCCTTGAACGACGCCGTGGAGGCGATCCGACATGGATGA
- a CDS encoding DMT family transporter — MGYGLLAAAIAAEVAGTTAMKYSDGFTRLWPSLITLAGYVLAFTLLAQTLKTLSVGTAYAIWAGSGTAVIALIGMVFLNESTSLVKIAGIVLVIVGVVVLNLGGSHS; from the coding sequence ATGGGATACGGACTGCTCGCCGCCGCCATCGCCGCCGAGGTGGCCGGGACGACCGCGATGAAGTACAGCGACGGGTTCACCCGGCTCTGGCCCTCGCTGATCACGCTCGCCGGGTACGTACTGGCGTTCACCCTGCTCGCGCAGACCCTCAAGACGCTGTCCGTCGGCACCGCCTACGCGATCTGGGCCGGGTCAGGGACCGCGGTGATCGCGCTCATCGGGATGGTCTTCCTCAACGAGTCGACCAGCCTCGTCAAGATCGCGGGGATCGTGCTCGTGATCGTCGGGGTCGTCGTGCTCAACCTCGGCGGGTCGCACTCATGA
- a CDS encoding Imm10 family immunity protein, with amino-acid sequence MRLIGVEVGFFEDRDDEEVLVVGIAGVDGGGVARSFVVQRSTYEPEEQDIRSGMDSYCVSTELGHTAYGCLCGVRVTDSLLTLEFTDKGAEILEIPTVVDASLGGSGIDRATLSRKLREVVDWGASERRPEFVGPCV; translated from the coding sequence ATGCGGTTGATCGGCGTCGAGGTCGGATTCTTCGAGGACCGCGACGACGAAGAGGTTCTTGTCGTGGGGATCGCCGGGGTCGATGGCGGTGGTGTGGCGAGGTCGTTCGTGGTCCAGCGGTCCACCTATGAGCCCGAGGAGCAGGACATTCGGTCGGGGATGGATTCCTACTGCGTTTCGACCGAACTGGGCCACACGGCTTACGGCTGTCTGTGCGGCGTGCGGGTTACTGATTCGCTGCTCACCCTGGAGTTCACCGACAAGGGTGCGGAGATCCTTGAGATTCCGACTGTGGTGGACGCGTCCCTGGGCGGGTCGGGGATCGACCGGGCGACCTTGTCCAGGAAGCTTCGCGAGGTTGTGGACTGGGGGGCCAGCGAAAGGCGGCCGGAGTTTGTCGGGCCGTGTGTGTGA
- a CDS encoding VOC family protein, with product MGVSCYQLVIDAHDLPSLARFWVGVLDWQVVFEADDEIVIGADAAALPGICFVPVGERKAVKNRLHIDLSPDDQAAEVERIIALGARRADVGQGESATWVVLEDPEGNEFCVLSPKSSLLD from the coding sequence ATGGGTGTCTCCTGCTACCAGCTCGTGATCGACGCGCACGATCTGCCCTCGCTCGCCCGCTTCTGGGTCGGGGTGCTGGACTGGCAGGTGGTGTTCGAGGCCGACGACGAGATCGTCATCGGTGCGGACGCTGCCGCGCTGCCCGGGATCTGTTTCGTGCCGGTGGGTGAGCGCAAGGCCGTCAAGAACCGGCTGCATATCGATCTGTCGCCCGACGACCAGGCCGCCGAGGTCGAGCGGATCATCGCGCTCGGTGCGCGGCGGGCCGATGTCGGGCAGGGGGAATCGGCGACCTGGGTCGTCCTCGAAGATCCTGAGGGCAATGAATTCTGCGTGCTGAGTCCGAAGAGCTCACTGCTCGACTGA
- a CDS encoding TetR/AcrR family transcriptional regulator yields the protein MTRRHDPDRRQRIIDAAIRVVGRSGIAGLSHRTVAAEADVPLGSTTYHFASLDELLVAALRQANEGLAAEIRGSDALTGPEGDLAGQLARLIGRWLGRDRTGVELEYELYLAALRNPALRPVAAEWTDGVSEILARRTDPATARALVALLDGICLQVLLTDSAYDEDYARAMLGRLIP from the coding sequence ATGACCCGGCGTCATGACCCCGACCGTCGGCAGCGGATCATCGACGCGGCGATTCGTGTCGTCGGGCGCAGCGGGATCGCCGGGCTCAGCCACCGGACCGTCGCCGCCGAGGCCGACGTACCGCTCGGCTCCACCACGTACCACTTCGCCTCCCTCGACGAACTGCTCGTCGCCGCGCTGCGCCAGGCCAACGAGGGGCTCGCCGCCGAGATACGGGGGAGTGACGCTCTTACCGGGCCCGAAGGGGACCTCGCGGGGCAGCTCGCCCGGCTGATCGGGCGGTGGCTGGGCCGCGACCGTACCGGCGTGGAGCTGGAGTACGAGCTGTACCTCGCCGCCCTGCGCAACCCCGCGCTGCGGCCCGTCGCCGCCGAGTGGACCGACGGGGTCTCCGAGATCCTGGCCCGGCGCACCGACCCCGCGACAGCGCGGGCGCTGGTCGCCCTGCTCGACGGCATCTGTCTCCAGGTGCTGCTCACCGACAGCGCGTACGACGAGGACTACGCGCGCGCCATGCTCGGCCGGTTGATTCCGTAG
- a CDS encoding cysteine desulfurase: protein MTQLPDLLSVRDRLLDEAIRKDFPILDRVIHDDKKLVYLDSAATSQKPRQVLDALSNYYEQHNANVHRGVYTIAEEATALYEGARDKVAAFINAPSRDEVIFTKNASESLNLVANMLGWADEPYRVDDSTEIVITEMEHHSNIVPWQLLAQRTGAKLKWFGITDDGRLDLSNIDEIITEKTKIVSFVLVSNILGTQNPVEAIVRRAQQVGALVCIDASQAAPHQLLDVQALQADFVAFTGHKMTGPTGIGVLWGRQELLDDLPPFLGGGEMIETVTMNSSTYAPAPHKFEAGTPPIAQAVGLGAAVDYLSAIGMDKIAAHEHAITEYALERLRDIPGLRIIGPTTAEDRGATISFTLGDIHPHDVGQVLDEQGIAVRVGHHCARPVCLRYGIPATTRASFYLYSTQSEVDALVDGLEHVRNFFG from the coding sequence GTGACACAACTTCCGGATCTGCTCTCAGTGCGGGACCGCCTGCTCGACGAGGCGATCCGCAAGGACTTCCCGATCCTCGACCGGGTGATCCACGACGACAAGAAGCTCGTCTACCTGGACTCCGCGGCCACCTCGCAGAAGCCGCGTCAGGTGCTCGACGCCTTGAGCAACTACTACGAGCAGCACAACGCGAACGTCCACCGCGGGGTGTACACCATCGCCGAAGAGGCGACGGCGCTCTACGAGGGCGCCCGCGACAAGGTCGCGGCCTTCATCAACGCGCCCAGCCGCGACGAGGTGATCTTCACCAAGAACGCCTCGGAGTCGCTGAACCTGGTCGCCAACATGCTGGGCTGGGCCGACGAGCCGTACCGCGTGGACGACTCGACCGAGATCGTCATCACGGAGATGGAGCACCACTCCAACATCGTGCCGTGGCAGCTGCTCGCGCAGCGCACGGGCGCGAAGCTGAAGTGGTTCGGCATCACCGACGACGGTCGGCTCGACCTGTCGAACATCGACGAGATCATCACGGAGAAGACGAAGATCGTCTCCTTCGTCCTGGTCTCCAACATCCTGGGCACCCAGAACCCGGTCGAGGCGATCGTCCGCCGCGCGCAGCAGGTCGGCGCGCTGGTCTGCATCGACGCCTCGCAGGCCGCCCCGCACCAGCTGCTGGACGTCCAGGCGCTCCAGGCCGACTTCGTGGCGTTCACCGGGCACAAGATGACCGGGCCCACCGGCATCGGCGTGCTCTGGGGCCGCCAGGAGCTGCTCGACGACCTGCCGCCGTTCCTCGGCGGCGGCGAGATGATCGAGACCGTGACGATGAACTCGTCCACGTACGCCCCCGCGCCGCACAAGTTCGAGGCGGGTACGCCCCCGATCGCCCAGGCCGTCGGCCTCGGCGCGGCCGTGGACTACCTCTCGGCGATCGGCATGGACAAGATCGCGGCGCACGAGCACGCGATCACCGAGTACGCGCTGGAGCGGCTGCGGGACATCCCGGGACTGCGGATCATCGGCCCGACGACGGCCGAGGACCGGGGCGCCACGATCTCGTTCACGCTGGGTGACATCCACCCGCACGACGTGGGCCAGGTCCTGGACGAACAGGGCATCGCGGTCCGGGTCGGCCACCACTGCGCGCGGCCGGTCTGCCTGCGGTACGGAATTCCTGCGACCACGCGAGCGTCGTTCTATCTGTACTCGACACAGAGCGAGGTCGACGCGCTGGTCGACGGTCTTGAGCACGTCCGCAACTTCTTCGGATGA
- the sufD gene encoding Fe-S cluster assembly protein SufD: MAEAQNIPAGSTTAGSIAVAAESTVATRTSAPPSYDVADFPVPHGREEEWRFTPLERLRGLHDGTADATGSALTVEVTAPEGVVVETVGRDDPRVGKAGTPADRVAAQAFSSFEKASVVSVPKETVLTEPVRIAVHGAGGVGYAHQIVELGAFAEAVVVIDHTGDATLAGNVEYLVGDGAKLTVVSVQDWDDKAVHVAQHNALVGRDASFKSIIVTFGGDLVRLHPRVQYAGPGGEAELFGLYFTDKGQHQEHRLFVDHNAPHCKSNVAYKGALQGADAHAVWIGDVLIRASAEGTDTYEMNRNLVLTDGARVDSVPNLEIETGEIAGAGHASATGRFDDEQLFYLMARGIPETEARRLVVRGFFAELVQHIGLPDVEERLLASIEKELEATV; the protein is encoded by the coding sequence ATGGCTGAGGCTCAGAACATTCCGGCGGGTTCCACCACTGCCGGTTCGATCGCGGTGGCCGCCGAGTCGACCGTCGCCACGCGCACGAGCGCGCCCCCCTCCTACGACGTGGCGGACTTCCCCGTCCCGCACGGCCGTGAGGAGGAGTGGCGGTTCACGCCGCTGGAGCGGCTGCGCGGGCTGCACGACGGCACGGCGGACGCGACAGGCTCGGCCCTCACGGTCGAGGTGACGGCCCCCGAAGGCGTCGTCGTGGAGACCGTGGGCCGCGACGACCCGCGGGTCGGCAAGGCCGGCACCCCGGCGGACCGGGTGGCCGCGCAGGCGTTCTCCTCGTTCGAGAAGGCGTCGGTCGTCTCCGTACCGAAGGAGACCGTGCTGACCGAGCCGGTCAGGATCGCCGTGCACGGCGCCGGCGGGGTCGGCTACGCCCACCAGATCGTGGAGCTCGGCGCCTTCGCCGAGGCGGTCGTGGTCATCGACCACACCGGCGACGCCACGCTCGCCGGCAACGTCGAGTACCTCGTGGGCGACGGCGCCAAGCTGACCGTCGTCTCCGTCCAGGACTGGGACGACAAGGCCGTCCATGTCGCCCAGCACAACGCGCTGGTCGGCAGGGACGCCTCGTTCAAGTCGATCATCGTCACCTTCGGCGGCGACCTGGTACGGCTCCACCCGCGCGTCCAGTACGCGGGACCCGGCGGCGAGGCCGAGCTGTTCGGCCTGTACTTCACCGACAAGGGCCAGCACCAGGAACACCGGCTGTTCGTCGACCACAACGCCCCGCACTGCAAGTCGAACGTGGCCTACAAGGGCGCTCTCCAGGGCGCGGACGCGCACGCCGTATGGATCGGTGACGTCCTCATCCGGGCCTCGGCCGAGGGCACCGACACCTACGAGATGAACCGCAACCTCGTCCTCACGGACGGCGCGCGGGTCGACTCCGTGCCGAACCTGGAGATCGAGACCGGCGAGATCGCCGGCGCCGGACACGCGTCGGCGACCGGCCGGTTCGACGACGAGCAGCTCTTCTACCTGATGGCGCGCGGCATCCCGGAGACCGAGGCGCGCCGCCTGGTCGTGCGCGGCTTCTTCGCCGAGCTGGTCCAGCACATCGGCCTTCCCGACGTCGAGGAGCGGCTGCTCGCGTCGATCGAGAAGGAGCTGGAGGCAACGGTCTGA
- a CDS encoding NUDIX domain-containing protein: MARTEYYDEPNAPEPNGMVVAASAVVSDDHGRILLQRRRDNDLWALPGGVMELTDSLPGTAVREVKEETGLDVEITGLVGTYTDPKHIIAYTDGEVRRQFNVCFTARVTGGRLAISDESTELRFVPPEEFERLPMHHTQRLRLQHFMEQRERPYLG, encoded by the coding sequence GTGGCGCGCACCGAGTATTACGACGAGCCGAACGCGCCCGAGCCGAACGGCATGGTCGTGGCCGCGTCCGCCGTCGTCAGCGATGACCACGGGCGCATCCTCCTCCAGCGGCGCCGCGACAACGACCTGTGGGCGCTGCCGGGCGGGGTTATGGAGCTGACCGACTCCCTGCCGGGCACGGCCGTTCGTGAGGTCAAGGAAGAGACGGGCCTCGACGTCGAGATCACCGGCCTGGTCGGCACGTACACCGACCCGAAGCACATCATCGCCTACACCGACGGCGAGGTGCGGCGACAGTTCAACGTCTGCTTCACCGCCCGCGTCACCGGCGGCCGGCTTGCGATCTCGGACGAGTCCACCGAACTCCGGTTCGTGCCGCCCGAAGAGTTCGAGCGACTTCCGATGCACCACACTCAACGGCTCAGGCTCCAGCACTTCATGGAACAGCGCGAAAGGCCCTACCTGGGATAA
- the dapD gene encoding 2,3,4,5-tetrahydropyridine-2,6-dicarboxylate N-succinyltransferase: protein MTDTTPRTTGAVAAGLATVAADGTVLDTWYPAPELSAEPGPAGTERLSAERAVELLGDGAAKATGPDARRGVEVVAVRTVISSLDDKPLDAHDVYLRLHLLSHRLVKPHGQNLDGQFGLLANVAWTSLGPVAVDTLETVRLNARAEGLHLQVTSVDKFPRMTDYVAPKGVRIADADRVRLGAHLAAGTTVMHEGFVNFNAGTLGTSMVEGRISAGVVIGDGSDIGGGASTMGTLSGGGTERIVIGERCLIGAEAGIGIALGDECVVEAGLYVTAGTRVTLPDGQIVKARELSGASNILFRRNSVSGAVEARPNNAVWGGLNDVLHSHN from the coding sequence ATGACCGACACGACTCCTCGTACCACCGGCGCCGTCGCCGCCGGACTCGCCACCGTCGCCGCCGACGGCACCGTACTCGACACCTGGTACCCCGCCCCCGAGCTGTCCGCCGAGCCCGGCCCCGCGGGCACCGAGCGGCTGTCCGCCGAGCGCGCCGTCGAGCTGCTCGGGGACGGGGCCGCCAAGGCCACCGGGCCCGACGCGCGGCGCGGGGTCGAGGTCGTCGCCGTCCGTACGGTCATCTCCTCGCTCGACGACAAGCCGCTCGACGCGCACGACGTGTATCTGCGGCTGCACCTGCTCAGCCACCGGCTGGTCAAGCCGCACGGGCAGAACCTCGACGGGCAGTTCGGCCTGCTCGCCAACGTCGCCTGGACCTCCCTCGGTCCGGTCGCCGTCGACACGCTGGAGACCGTACGGCTCAACGCCCGCGCCGAGGGGCTGCATCTGCAGGTGACCTCGGTCGACAAGTTCCCGCGTATGACCGACTACGTCGCCCCCAAGGGCGTCCGGATCGCCGACGCCGACCGGGTGCGGCTCGGCGCGCATCTCGCGGCCGGTACGACCGTGATGCACGAGGGCTTCGTCAACTTCAACGCCGGCACGCTCGGCACGTCGATGGTCGAGGGCCGGATCTCCGCGGGCGTCGTCATCGGTGACGGCTCGGACATCGGCGGCGGCGCCTCCACCATGGGCACGCTGTCCGGCGGCGGTACCGAGCGCATCGTCATCGGCGAGCGCTGCCTCATCGGGGCCGAGGCGGGCATCGGCATCGCGCTCGGTGACGAGTGCGTGGTCGAGGCGGGCCTGTACGTCACGGCCGGTACGCGCGTGACGCTGCCGGACGGCCAGATCGTCAAGGCGCGGGAACTGTCCGGTGCGAGCAACATCCTCTTCCGCCGCAACTCGGTCTCCGGCGCGGTCGAGGCGCGGCCGAACAACGCGGTCTGGGGCGGTCTCAACGACGTGCTCCACAGCCACAACTGA
- a CDS encoding CU044_5270 family protein: protein MDDLTAVREFRSGAPEADRSRLAPGRQRLLDTAHQGRRGYSPRHDWRLAVIGATTAVALAAVVGVRVADDSGWGVADRSAAAPADPARLSAATVLNRAADAAAKAPAPHPADGQWTYTQTVEIVRTNGVTSSPEKHEQWRMYRDPALDLDKTTGDASPLRTYQLLASLPADRSAALRRIGAFYRDKQGAKTPSATDEQLGSQLLGTLVSVYPAPPRGLSRVYRMLAATPGLTTERTVDAAGRDVIAVHPAKDDPRSLLRTETLYDATTYVYAGTRHIVAREVPDMTANDPGAPRDPWHKGQLISSEAVVRQALVDHQDQRP from the coding sequence ATGGATGATCTGACCGCCGTACGAGAGTTCAGGTCCGGGGCGCCGGAGGCGGACCGCTCGCGGCTTGCCCCCGGACGTCAGCGGCTGCTCGACACAGCGCACCAGGGGCGGCGCGGCTACTCGCCGCGCCACGACTGGCGGTTGGCCGTGATCGGCGCGACCACCGCCGTCGCGCTGGCCGCCGTGGTGGGGGTGCGGGTCGCCGACGACAGCGGGTGGGGGGTCGCCGACCGCAGCGCGGCCGCGCCGGCGGATCCGGCCCGGCTCAGTGCCGCGACGGTGCTGAACCGCGCGGCGGACGCCGCGGCGAAGGCTCCGGCGCCGCATCCGGCCGACGGGCAGTGGACCTACACGCAGACCGTCGAGATCGTGCGCACCAACGGTGTGACGAGCAGCCCGGAGAAGCACGAGCAGTGGCGCATGTACCGCGACCCCGCGCTCGACCTCGACAAGACGACGGGCGACGCGTCGCCGCTGCGGACGTACCAGCTGCTCGCCTCCCTGCCGGCCGACCGGTCCGCCGCGCTTCGGCGGATCGGCGCCTTCTACCGGGACAAGCAGGGGGCCAAGACCCCTTCGGCGACCGACGAGCAACTGGGGAGCCAACTGCTCGGCACGCTGGTGTCCGTCTACCCCGCCCCGCCGCGCGGCCTTTCCCGCGTCTACCGGATGCTGGCGGCGACGCCCGGCCTGACCACGGAGCGGACCGTCGACGCCGCGGGCCGCGACGTCATCGCCGTCCACCCGGCCAAGGACGATCCGCGCAGTCTGCTCCGCACCGAGACGCTCTACGACGCGACGACGTACGTCTACGCGGGGACGCGGCACATCGTGGCCAGGGAAGTGCCCGACATGACCGCCAACGACCCCGGCGCGCCGCGCGACCCGTGGCACAAGGGGCAGCTCATCAGCTCCGAGGCCGTCGTACGGCAGGCCCTCGTCGACCACCAGGACCAGCGCCCCTGA
- a CDS encoding metal-sulfur cluster assembly factor, with product MSENETLTMKPASEDEVREALYDVVDPELGIDVVNLGLIYGIHIDESNIATLDMTLTSAACPLTDVIEEQAQTATEGIVNELKINWVWMPPWGPDKITDDGREQLRALGFNV from the coding sequence ATGAGCGAGAACGAGACCCTGACCATGAAGCCGGCCTCGGAGGACGAGGTCCGCGAGGCGCTGTACGACGTGGTCGACCCCGAACTGGGCATCGACGTCGTCAACCTGGGCCTGATCTACGGCATCCACATCGACGAGTCCAACATCGCCACCCTGGACATGACACTGACGTCGGCGGCCTGCCCGCTGACGGACGTGATCGAGGAACAGGCCCAGACGGCGACGGAGGGCATCGTCAACGAACTCAAGATCAACTGGGTCTGGATGCCCCCGTGGGGCCCGGACAAAATCACGGACGACGGCCGCGAACAACTCCGCGCGCTGGGCTTCAACGTCTGA
- the sufU gene encoding Fe-S cluster assembly sulfur transfer protein SufU, producing the protein MKLDSMYQDVILDHYKHPHGRGLRDGDAEVHHVNPTCGDEITLRVRYDGSRIEDVSYEGQGCSISQASASVLNDLLVGKDLAEAQKIQGAFLELMQSKGQLEPDDAMEELLEDAVAFSGVSKYPARVKCALLSWMAWKDATAQALGDTDTAHKETA; encoded by the coding sequence GTGAAGCTGGATTCGATGTACCAGGACGTCATCCTGGACCACTACAAGCACCCCCACGGGCGCGGTCTGCGGGACGGCGACGCCGAGGTGCACCACGTCAACCCCACCTGTGGTGACGAGATCACGCTGCGCGTGCGGTACGACGGGTCGCGGATCGAGGACGTCTCGTACGAGGGCCAGGGCTGCTCGATCAGCCAGGCCAGCGCGTCCGTACTGAACGACCTGCTGGTCGGCAAGGACCTGGCGGAGGCGCAGAAGATCCAGGGCGCCTTCCTGGAGCTGATGCAGTCCAAGGGGCAGCTGGAGCCGGACGACGCGATGGAGGAGCTGCTGGAGGACGCGGTGGCGTTCTCCGGCGTCTCGAAGTACCCCGCACGCGTCAAGTGCGCCCTGCTGAGCTGGATGGCGTGGAAGGACGCGACGGCCCAGGCACTGGGCGACACCGACACGGCGCACAAGGAGACCGCATGA
- a CDS encoding bifunctional 3-phenylpropionate/cinnamic acid dioxygenase ferredoxin subunit encodes MAFVRVCGLGELEEDTPTRVELDGTPVAVVRTEGEVFAINDICSHANVSLSEGEVEDCMIECWLHGSSFDLRTGKPSSLPATRPVPVYPVQIQGDDVLVSVTQES; translated from the coding sequence ATGGCCTTTGTCCGTGTCTGCGGTCTGGGCGAGCTGGAAGAGGACACCCCGACCCGGGTGGAACTCGACGGCACGCCCGTCGCCGTCGTCCGTACCGAGGGCGAGGTGTTCGCGATCAACGACATCTGCTCGCACGCGAACGTGTCGCTCTCGGAGGGCGAGGTGGAGGACTGCATGATCGAGTGCTGGCTGCACGGCTCCAGCTTCGACCTGCGTACCGGAAAGCCGTCGAGCCTCCCCGCGACGCGCCCCGTCCCCGTATACCCCGTACAGATCCAAGGGGACGATGTGCTCGTCTCCGTCACCCAGGAGTCCTGA
- the sufC gene encoding Fe-S cluster assembly ATPase SufC: MATLEINDLHVTVDTENGPREILKGVDLIVKQGETHAIMGPNGSGKSTLAYSLAGHPKYTITGGVVTLDGEDVLAMTVDERARAGLFLAMQYPVEVPGVSVSNFLRTSATAVRGEAPKLRTWVKEVRETMERLQMDPSFAERNLNEGFSGGEKKRHEILQLELLKPKIAILDETDSGLDVDALRVVSEGVNRVRESGEVGTLLITHYTRILRYIKPDFVHVFAQGRIAESGGAELADKLENEGYEAYAKGGVSA; the protein is encoded by the coding sequence ATGGCAACCCTTGAAATCAACGACCTGCACGTCACCGTCGACACGGAGAACGGCCCCCGCGAGATCCTCAAGGGCGTCGACCTGATCGTCAAGCAGGGCGAGACCCACGCCATCATGGGCCCCAACGGCTCGGGCAAGTCGACCCTCGCGTACTCCCTCGCCGGCCACCCCAAGTACACGATCACGGGTGGCGTCGTGACGCTGGACGGCGAGGACGTCCTGGCGATGACCGTGGACGAGCGGGCGCGCGCGGGTCTTTTCCTCGCGATGCAGTACCCCGTCGAGGTCCCCGGCGTCTCCGTCTCCAACTTCCTGCGCACCTCGGCGACCGCCGTACGCGGCGAGGCCCCCAAGCTGCGGACGTGGGTGAAGGAGGTCAGGGAAACCATGGAGCGCCTCCAGATGGACCCGTCCTTCGCCGAGCGCAATCTCAACGAGGGCTTCTCCGGCGGCGAGAAGAAGCGCCACGAGATCCTTCAGCTCGAACTGCTCAAGCCGAAGATCGCGATCCTCGACGAGACCGACTCGGGCCTCGACGTGGACGCGCTGCGTGTCGTCTCCGAGGGCGTCAACCGCGTCCGCGAGAGCGGCGAGGTCGGCACCCTGCTGATCACGCACTACACGCGGATCCTGCGCTACATCAAGCCCGACTTCGTCCATGTCTTCGCGCAGGGCCGCATCGCCGAGTCCGGCGGCGCCGAGCTGGCCGACAAGCTGGAGAACGAGGGCTACGAGGCGTACGCGAAGGGAGGCGTCAGCGCGTGA